In Dehalococcoidia bacterium, the genomic window TGCGTATTTTTCAAACGGCCTGAGCCCGGGAGTGGTTTTTCGAGTATCCGTAATACGCGCCTTCGTGCCCTCGACCGCTTCCACATACTTGGATGTGTCGGTGGCGATGCCGCTGAGGTGGCAGAGAAAATTCAATGCCGGGCGTTCCGCCTTAAGGACACTGACGATCTCACCTGAAACCGTGGCCACCACGTCACCCTTTTTCACCCTGTGCCCGTCAGTGATATGCACCTCGACCAGGAGCGTTGGATCGACATGCATGAACACGGCTTTTGCTATCTCGACACCGGCCAGCACGCCTTCGGCTTTGGCCACTATTGCAGCCTTGCCCTCCAGATGATCCGGGATAAGCGCATCAGTAGTTACGTCATGAGAAATGCGGTCTTCGATAAGGGACTTGTCTACAATACTCTCAACGTGCTCCCAGAAGCAGATAAGATGCTGTTCATGTTGTCTCATGCAATAATACCTAAACTATTTTA contains:
- the nadC gene encoding carboxylating nicotinate-nucleotide diphosphorylase, with the protein product MRQHEQHLICFWEHVESIVDKSLIEDRISHDVTTDALIPDHLEGKAAIVAKAEGVLAGVEIAKAVFMHVDPTLLVEVHITDGHRVKKGDVVATVSGEIVSVLKAERPALNFLCHLSGIATDTSKYVEAVEGTKARITDTRKTTPGLRPFEKYAVRIGGGQSHREHLGDWILIKDNHLAALRCLGFGIRDAIEKARNGSPAGETTKVEVEVNSFDQAVEALEAGADIVMLDNMSISEMKRVMKHNRGHALIEASGGMNLDNVRAVAEVGVDLISIGALTHSSRALDLSLKLVTC